The region cagccaatatgttagtaATATTCATGttggttaatagtgagaatttttttttctgaaattgttGGGTTTTGCCATTTAGTTTTCAAACAATCTGTATATATTCTGtatctgtatatataatatgaatggCACCGAGCCCTTGTTGGAACCCTAGTTCATCAGACTTATTAATCTTGACAGATAATAATAAGGGTCTAGAGGAGTCCTCTATATGACCGACTgtatacatactgtattttaatttcCTGCATGTTTCTGTATGTTGGTTGCACATGATTCAGAACTGTCTGACAAAAGGTTTTCAGATTTTTTGTAATTCTGACAAAACTGCTTCGCTGCTTATTTTTCTAAGAAATGATAATTAAAGATCATGCTAAACTActtaataatgttttcttttcaagaatGTCACTCTTTTAATGAggatcagtgttattttaatatcattaatatatttttgttaatattttgaatgtttttatttgcatgATTTTTCACTTCAAATTACTTTAAggctttagtaattttgtagtgtgtttttgtcatttttatagattttttttacattttttaatgtctatacagtatctattattatttattttttttagtacttcagcttatAAGACCTAAAATATAATTGTCAGAGTCAGTGTCTCATTATTGTCTTAGTCTTCCcagtgtgacctagtttctgtctcccctttGATTTCATCATTTGATTCACCTGTGTCTCGTTAATTATCCTCATGTGCCTCTCTATTTAAGTTCTAGTCTGTCCTGTTTTCCCTTGTCCGGTATTGTATACGTCGATGTTCTACGTGTCATCTGCCTGCCTGTGGATTTACCtttatgtgtatttattaaatactatttGACTTCATCATATTTTTCGTGCGTGTTTGCTCGACACCGTAGCATGACAAAAATAAgcttatttttttgattttatttcttttatttgtttatttgctttttagtttttgttttagttaacaataataaccatGATGAGGATTTGACAGTTCATTCATCAGGACAGTTGTACCACCCCAACATttgaatatcaaaataaagtaacaTGATAATCATAGAAAAATGTGTATTCATATTATatgtatgaattgcatttttgaAAGAGTTAAAGAGAGGTAAAGAGAGTATTACCTTATTTCTGTAATGTTAATGGGTAAGCAGTTGTGCACAGACAGTATTTGAGGAATACCTTAGCCTCCATTTCAGCGTCCAGCACACCTCCTTTCTGCTCCTGCAGCAGGGCATAGGCTCTCTGAAGAGCCTGATATTCCCGCGTCAACTGCTTAAAGCGCAATTCAGACTCTTCAGCCACCAAACCCttcaagaataaaaaaaaagtctatgaGAAATAATGAACATGAACAGCATAAAACACAGGGATCCTGATtgagaaatgaaataaatcCACAGTTAATCTTCCTAAATGCTCACCGCATCTAAATCTTCGTCTGGTGTAGCCGGGGTTCGGTCCATGCGCAGGGAAGCCACCGAGGAACTTTCCGAATCCATAGACTCTTCATCATACCCATAGAATGTGTCTACAACAATATGCCTCTGTGTGCAGGAGACAAATAACAATTAATATACAAACTGGTCAATCATTAAGTCCTAACAAAGGTAGAGCATCAAGAAAAGGGGCCCAAATATAGTCAAAGTCTGTGCAAGCAAAATAAAATAGCCTTCATGATAGGTCATGCGAAGTGAATTGATATCACCTAGTATCCAAATTTTAAGATGAGGATCAACATGATTCTTTGATATTTCAGAAATTGTTGCAATAACATACTTCCAGAATGTCTCTAAGGCTGGACAACTCCAGAGCATATGAAGAAGAGTCCCAGTAGATATTTTACATCTTTGACACATGGCAGAGATCCCACCATTAACTTTAGTCTATAGGGGTGTAATATGTTCTATGTAAGATGTTAAATTGAATTTGTCTGTGTTTGGTGGATACCAATACAGTTTGTGACTTTTCTAGAAGAGTACACCAATCACTATCATCATAAGAACACTCCAGATCCGATTCCCATTTAATGTGgacttttttaatgaaagtttgGGTCGCTGGTTGCACCAAAAGTTTAGAAAGTGTTGTAACAGTAGCAATGTTTGCATCCACAAATTTGGGGGTATCACATAAAAACACAGAATGGAAGCACCAAGATatgcattaaaaatcttaaaatgtgtgtgtatatatatatatatatatatatatatatatatatatatatatattttttttttttttaacaaaacatacataaactacaatggaaacacatttacaaaataaattatgtgcAACAAAAAAACGTGACTTTGCCTGAACAGAGCAGGTGCACTAATTTGCAGACTGATCTCATTGCACAGtgtctaaaatattattttaatcattatgAAACACCTGCGCCAAAGTGTGTCATCAGAATGATTTGGTATAATCAAgtagtttatattaatatttcacatttgcaGTTAGATTAATGTGTATTATGCTTTgcataattataaaatgtattttagaggTAATTTTCATGCATATTTGTACATATAATGTCCCAGGGAAAGAAATGGCACCCATTCAGTGGAATGACTCATTGTTAACTCCCAATTCCCAAACATCAGGCAGCTGAGAAATCACACACTCACCTTTATAGGTCTGCTTCGTTTATGCCTCTTCTTTCTCAAGAGTTTTTCTCTATCCTGAAACGTGTATAAGAAAGATATGATGGAAGGGTGTTTGTTGCTCATGTTGTGACTCGTGTCTGATGTTTTTAAGAAGTACTCACTCGTGTCAGCTCATCAATCATGCTTTGCTGCTCGAGAACCTGCAGCTTGAGGAACTCAATCTCTTGATCGTCGGTGGCCTGATCCAGATCATTCAGAGACTTGAGTTTCTTCAGTGGAGGATGGGAGGTAATCTTCTCCTTCTGAATACAACAAAACAGTACAAATACAACagcactgagaaaaaaaaaaaaaaagaaaaaaaaactggtgtagaaacaattaaACTAGTGAATTTCATAACTAATCACAAAGGAACACATTGAAGTAAACAAATTTTGAAgcagaaaactgaaatagtattttctctTCTAAAACATACTACAAAAATCTTTTtatctttgaaaaatattttttttttacagtgaggaTCCAGCCATTTCCACCTGCAAAAAGCAGTACACggtattttatttacaagaaatgtttctataCACTTTGTAGTGAACAGGTCAGCAGTATATTTATCCAATGTCACCCTTTTGTAAATttagaggaatagttcacacgaaaatatttactttatattaaaaatatttacttctcCTTTGATTATCCAATATATAGATGGGTTTGTTtcgaatgggtgccgtcagaatgagagtccaaacatgtGATAAAACATTACAACAAGTAACATGGATTACTTtgatggattattgtgatgtttttaacagctgtttggactctcattctgacggcacccattcactgcacagTTATATTGTGTTTCCTGTCCATCTGAGAGATTGTGAATTcacattcaaaaatatttaaattgtaacatttagttatataaacatttatctCAAATAACCCCAGTGTTTAGTGCtaaataaacatgtaaaaatgctttaaaacaatATGTCACTATGTGATCCTAAAACAAAacacctatttatttatttattttttaaaactgtcaGTGTTACAGCAACATGCACTAAAAGAGACTTGAAAGAACGTGCATTCAAAGTTCAGCTTCTTGACTACAATAACATTACGCTATCTGCTCAAATCAGCACGTTTGTCGTGAGATTAAAATGTAAGTTTAGGAGCAACACTGAGATGCCTTTCTGTGCTTTGTTAGCATTCGGTAacaaatgcattagatttaatcacACATTAAACTTGGAGagatattagaaaataaagagGAACCCACCATCTCCAGGTTCTCCTTGGTAATGGATTTAAGTTTATCCTCCATCCTCTGAAGGGAATGGCTGAGTTCATCATTTTTCCTACTTAATAATTTGTTCTTCTCCAGTAAGGGCTTGCACTGTTTCTCTGCTTCTCGAACACGCTTCAACTGAGAGGAGCAATTCAGGGTTAATTATTCATAAACAAAAGacacaaaaagagaaatgtTTCCAAGACCACACATAAAAGAAGATGCATGCTGAGGATTTTATAGTCCTGTAAAAACCAACAATCATTCCACAGTTGCCATTGCTTTTTATCCTTCACTGAGACACTGAGTGTGCAGCAAGCGTCTATGCAAACAACATCAATGACACACAAACATACCAGCTCATTTCTTTCATCCACTAAGATTGAATTGCGGTCCTCCAGCTTACGAATGGTGGCTTTGAGTTCACTAATGCGTCTCTGGTTCCTTCTCATGTCCTAAAACACATAACAccagatatatttgtagcacacacacacacatgtactgtacattgcataataaagataaaaatgtaTGCACTAATATAAAGTGCACCCATATTTACACAGGGAACTGAGAGTTTAGAGCCTTTTCTAAAAGCTGGCAGAGTATCACGTAAATGcattagtgtttgtgtgtgttactgaGTGTGAAAGAGCGCTTGCTTCAAGTCAGTACTTCAACTGGTTAATATTAACACTTATTCTTAACTTAAAATGTTGCACCACAAGAATGGACATAACCATTTAGATTAACTCTGACCTTTCAATCTTTTACTCTTACACAGAAATGTGTTCTTTTAACAGCAATAATCTACAGTATGCTGATATCATTTTTGAGATGTCGACTATATGTTTAAGACTGCACTGCACTACAAGCACGTGCATCCGTGGATTCAACACGTCTAGTTTCTTTACCGGACTCCCACAATGCTCTGCTCCGTCTCCAGCGCGGCCGGGGATTTCTCTTTTGGGGCTTCCCAGGTTGCACTCTGCCTCTTTTACCAAAAAAAGCTGCTCATCAAGCGCATCCTTCTGTAGCTGCAACTTCTGCAGGAAGCCCGTCGCTGTTTCCAGCTCTTTCTCCAGCGAGAAGATGGTCCGGTCCTTCGCCTTGATCTCATCCACCTGCACAAAGTTTATACCGCATTTTCAGCTTTTGCAAATAGTGCCTAACCGTAACTATACTGcaaaagactgtaaaaacacTACAGTAAAACATGGCAATTAGTTAATGTAAATCTTCctcaaaaactgtaatagatctaatGGAAAAATTCATGTAAACtcacattttatgttgttttttttgtggatccagtgaatgggtgccgtcagaatgagagtccaaacagctgataaaaacatcacaataaaccACAAGTAAAAGctgatttgtttcagcttttgtcttctccagatgttaactgatgaactggagtggtgtggattattgtgatgtttttatcagctgtttggactctcattctgacggcacccattcactgcagagcatccattggaaGATccagtgaagaaacaaactcacctaCATCTCAGTACAAATATTCATTTATGGATAAACTACtttatggtggttgtcagtatattattataaaggtaaaaatgttAGTAATTTGGTATACAaacattatttcagttaataaaatcaatttcaCCAATTTTGTTTCCATTGCACATcattatgtatatactgtaatacCTATAATGCTTGTAAATGTGTAATTAGAAttataaaacggatagttcCAGTCCtttattctgattggttgagccacgttcgaagctgttgtaaattacaaagTAACATACACCTTTGTTTACGTCTGTGTGTTGCTCGGCAACCACTTTGTTGCAAACCTTACTACGTATATGgaagcaataagccccaagaagccgtggtttacagtgaatttataacagctaaggggtgTTGTGCCTAAAtcccccttagctgttataaattcactgtaaaccattGCTTTATTATTTGACATTTCCACATTACGAATAAAAACGCTAGCTTACCAATCGACGAATATCTCGCTCACAGTCCCACTTGATCTTGGAAATCTGCTCCTGGTGCGCTTGATGTTCAGTGCGCAGGTCACCAGCCTTCATCTTGTCGGCTATGATCATAGTACTCAGTGCTTCATCCGTCTGCCGTTTGGTGGATTTTAGCTCTGATATTTCTTGCAGCAGCTTTACGCGCTCCTGGTCAAAGAAGCGGCGGGCTTCCTCTCGGGCCTCGAGCGTTAGCGCAGTGCGCACCTTCTCGCCGCTGCCGTCGCGCAGCGCACTGAGCGCAGTCCGCAAACGCTGGATCTCTCCTTCTTTAATCTTAGCGGTGCGCGCTAACTCCTGCTCATGCTGCCGTGTTAGCGATTCCCGCAGAGCTGCGAGCTCCTTTAGCTTCTCCTCGTGCCAGCGAGCCCGCTGCTCCGTCAGCGCCGCCGTGTGCCGATGCTGCTCCTGTTCGCGGATGCGCTTGCCTTCCTGCACCTTTTCTCGCTCCAACTTGGTCACCTGCAGAAACAAGTTCATGAGCGAGGCTTGTGGTAATATTGCATTtattccatggtctgtctgaatactggattctgattggctggcaggtatgcagtaaaaccgtttaatgcacaggtagttccaagtcACTTTAATCACCGTTCCATATTAATGCactgctttaattgatgcacacACATCActcgcacacaaacacacacatacacagagagagagagagagcgagaacgTCGGAGATCGCAGATCACACACAAACTTGTTGTCAACGCTTCCCTGCGATCTTTATCAATAAAATAGCCTAGATACTAGATCGCtgttttttaagtaatgaaTTGTTCGTAGAGAGATGCACAGACGCAGCACgcaggtaacacacacacaactgtcatctctctctttctctctcgatcgataattaattgaaataaatgctataattcattcaaataaatgtgatcttACCGCATTTCATTTCTGTGTCTGATATGAAGCGGGCAGAATGCTAGGCTAACGAGCCGTAACTGATGAAAATAACTGTAATTTTTAGCCATTCGGTCAAATATTGCGCTGCAAATAGCTACTAGTTTTAACTTGTCTATAacttggcaaatgaccatggaatAAGCGgcataatcaacggctagccgtgcattaatggattttaaatgcactCCGCttcgcgtcgggtggttctttgcctccacgtcgtgcatttaaaatcctttaatgcacggcaaaccgttgattatcccttacttatcCAATATCTGTTCTAGGTGGACAAGAGTGGTATAGCAGGGTTAACAATTCAGTTTGGCACTACAGAAATCAGAACCTAAAATGGCTCGTCTCCAGAGTTACCCAAACTTTTTATTTGAAGCGCCAAAAATTAAACTTGATGGAGGGCCGTGGTCCAAAAGTAAATGttgcattatataatataacaccatttattaaactgtcaaatgttttaaataatacaaatttatttttgaaattttacaagtctcttctgctcatcgaggctgcatttatttgatcaaagatacagtaaaacagtaacattgtgaaatattacaatttgaaatgtagtcaaagctgaattttcagcatcagtgtcacgtgatccttcagaaatcattctaatatgctgatttattatcaatattgaaacaatttgtgctacttaatattttttgcaacctgttttttctcatttattctAAATAGAAATCCTTTCTTACAATATAAGCCTTTACTATCGTACTGTTACGAAACACTGTcctttttaaattttcatttatcaaagaatcctgaaaaaagtatcacgggttccaaacaaaatattaagcagcacaactgtttccaacactgataataaatcagtatattataatgatttctgaaggatcatgtgacactgaagactggagtaatgatgctgaaaattcagctttgcatgacagaaataaattacattttaaggtatattaaaatagaaaaccgctattttaaattgta is a window of Onychostoma macrolepis isolate SWU-2019 chromosome 21, ASM1243209v1, whole genome shotgun sequence DNA encoding:
- the jakmip2 gene encoding janus kinase and microtubule-interacting protein 2 isoform X2 — translated: MAKKGRVKGEKPEALISALQAANEDLRSKLTDIQIELHQEKCKVTKLEREKVQEGKRIREQEQHRHTAALTEQRARWHEEKLKELAALRESLTRQHEQELARTAKIKEGEIQRLRTALSALRDGSGEKVRTALTLEAREEARRFFDQERVKLLQEISELKSTKRQTDEALSTMIIADKMKAGDLRTEHQAHQEQISKIKWDCERDIRRLVDEIKAKDRTIFSLEKELETATGFLQKLQLQKDALDEQLFLDMRRNQRRISELKATIRKLEDRNSILVDERNELLKRVREAEKQCKPLLEKNKLLSRKNDELSHSLQRMEDKLKSITKENLEMKEKITSHPPLKKLKSLNDLDQATDDQEIEFLKLQVLEQQSMIDELTRDREKLLRKKRHKRSRPIKRHIVVDTFYGYDEESMDSESSSVASLRMDRTPATPDEDLDAGLVAEESELRFKQLTREYQALQRAYALLQEQKGGVLDAEMEAKAHEQLLADAQRYKAKIEDLEKELALKGQDSRWVEEKQLFLRRNQELLEKVEKLENENGKLQQELQDSKDQNELLEFRILELEERERRSPPFNLQIHPFSEGVSALQIYCIKEGVKDVCIPDLIKLLDILGDNGNLRNEEQVAIIQASTVLSLAEKWIQQIEGTEAALHQKMMDLELEMEMFCKQKGYLEEELDYRKQALDQAYMQIQELEATLYNALQQDKVIKYGEPLDELQKDELRSAVERLRRQMLRKSREYDCQVLQERMELLHQAHQRIRDLEDKTDIQRRQIKDLEEKDLKQPGAVACNCSRPVVMTQGVLVAVLFCLCGSGKFRVNDYGLHWIQPLWRTRTELTDQYKCDKT
- the jakmip2 gene encoding janus kinase and microtubule-interacting protein 2 isoform X1, which encodes MAKKGRVKGEKPEALISALQAANEDLRSKLTDIQIELHQEKCKVTKLEREKVQEGKRIREQEQHRHTAALTEQRARWHEEKLKELAALRESLTRQHEQELARTAKIKEGEIQRLRTALSALRDGSGEKVRTALTLEAREEARRFFDQERVKLLQEISELKSTKRQTDEALSTMIIADKMKAGDLRTEHQAHQEQISKIKWDCERDIRRLVDEIKAKDRTIFSLEKELETATGFLQKLQLQKDALDEQLFLVKEAECNLGSPKREIPGRAGDGAEHCGSPDMRRNQRRISELKATIRKLEDRNSILVDERNELLKRVREAEKQCKPLLEKNKLLSRKNDELSHSLQRMEDKLKSITKENLEMKEKITSHPPLKKLKSLNDLDQATDDQEIEFLKLQVLEQQSMIDELTRDREKLLRKKRHKRSRPIKRHIVVDTFYGYDEESMDSESSSVASLRMDRTPATPDEDLDAGLVAEESELRFKQLTREYQALQRAYALLQEQKGGVLDAEMEAKAHEQLLADAQRYKAKIEDLEKELALKGQDSRWVEEKQLFLRRNQELLEKVEKLENENGKLQQELQDSKDQNELLEFRILELEERERRSPPFNLQIHPFSEGVSALQIYCIKEGVKDVCIPDLIKLLDILGDNGNLRNEEQVAIIQASTVLSLAEKWIQQIEGTEAALHQKMMDLELEMEMFCKQKGYLEEELDYRKQALDQAYMQIQELEATLYNALQQDKVIKYGEPLDELQKDELRSAVERLRRQMLRKSREYDCQVLQERMELLHQAHQRIRDLEDKTDIQRRQIKDLEEKDLKQPGAVACNCSRPVVMTQGVLVAVLFCLCGSGKFRVNDYGLHWIQPLWRTRTELTDQYKCDKT
- the jakmip2 gene encoding janus kinase and microtubule-interacting protein 2 isoform X3, whose translation is MAKKGRVKGEKPEALISALQAANEDLRSKLTDIQIELHQEKCKVTKLEREKVQEGKRIREQEQHRHTAALTEQRARWHEEKLKELAALRESLTRQHEQELARTAKIKEGEIQRLRTALSALRDGSGEKVRTALTLEAREEARRFFDQERVKLLQEISELKSTKRQTDEALSTMIIADKMKAGDLRTEHQAHQEQISKIKWDCERDIRRLVDEIKAKDRTIFSLEKELETATGFLQKLQLQKDALDEQLFLVKEAECNLGSPKREIPGRAGDGAEHCGSPDMRRNQRRISELKATIRKLEDRNSILVDERNELLKRVREAEKQCKPLLEKNKLLSRKNDELSHSLQRMEDKLKSITKENLEMKEKITSHPPLKKLKSLNDLDQATDDQEIEFLKLQVLEQQSMIDELTRDREKLLRKKRHKRSRPIKRHIVVDTFYGYDEESMDSESSSVASLRMDRTPATPDEDLDAGLVAEESELRFKQLTREYQALQRAYALLQEQKGGVLDAEMEAKAHEQLLADAQRYKAKIEDLEKELALKGQDSRWVEEKQLFLRRNQELLEKVEKLENENGKLQQELQDSKDQNELLEFRILELEERERRSPPFNLQIHPFSEGVSALQIYCIKEGVKDVCIPDLIKLLDILGDNGNLRNEEQVAIIQASTVLSLAEKWIQQIEGTEAALHQKMMDLELEMEMFCKQKGYLEEELDYRKQALDQAYMQIQELEATLYNALQQDKVIKYGEPLDELQKDELRSAVERLRRQMLRKSREYDCQVLQERMELLHQAHQRIRDLEDKTDIQRRQIKDLEEKFLFLFLFFSLAFILWP